Proteins encoded by one window of Nasonia vitripennis strain AsymCx chromosome 5, Nvit_psr_1.1, whole genome shotgun sequence:
- the LOC100121451 gene encoding CCR4-NOT transcription complex subunit 11, with protein MSLNSKDLSKLLDMLDEENASKTLENISNQLHTVFPRPERFKVGMTLLLLLQHVDLLPKELQRIIAVAMLFDLYKGEPLATTPFAPVFVQILKSPGENLDKALYSGHIPVLSRCEKYLIAGLMGYNYREMMKKTPRQIIEELYPLPSPPPYDSTDLQLQLVERRSELPAVEKCANPVILSDTARPKGNATNDVDIKEKHNNIIESLVVGDPPAYAQSYQPEFLRPSPPIHRSTYDEVPWMNMSEPSQFKLEYDNSMCVSNCAGAEARRVMGRAFKSVLTLQQQQHLVTELHKDPKLVYHIGLTPGKLPDLVENNPLIAIEVLLKLMQSSQITEYFSVLVNMEMSLHSMEVVNRLTTTVDLPTEFVHLYISNCINTCETIKDRYMQSRLVRLVCVFLQSLIRNKIINVQELFIEVQAFCIEFSRIREAAALFRLLKQLESGDTAGLNSTPSKNNKIDMC; from the exons ATGTCGCTTAACTCAAAAGACTTGTCCAAACTGTTGGACATGCTAGATGAAGAAAATGCTAGCAAAACtttagaaaatatatcaaaccAATTACACACAGTCTTTCCTAGACCAGAGCGTTTCAAAGTTGGAATGACACTGCTTCTTCTGTTACAACATGTGGACCTTTTGCCCAAGGAATTGCAAAGAATTATTGCAGTAGCGATGCTTTTTGATCTATACAAAGGCGAGCCACTGGCTACAACTCCATTTGCACCg GTATttgtacaaattttgaaatcaCCTGGTGAAAATCTTgataaagctctttattctgGACATATTCCAGTATTATCTCGATGTGAGAAATATTTGATAGCCGGTCTAATGGGCTATAATTATAGAGAAATGATGAAAAAGACCCCAAGACAAATAATAGAAGAATTGTATCCTCTACCCAGTCCACCACCTTATGATTCAACTGATTTACAGTTGCAATTAGTTGAACGTCGCTCTGAACTTCCTGCTGTAGAAAAGTGTGCTAACCCAGTTATTTTATCTGACACAGCAAGGCCGAAAGGAAATGCTACAAATGATGTTGATATCAAAGAAAAACACAATAACATTATAGAATCTCTTGTTGTTGGAGATCCCCCAGCATATGCTCAGAGTTATCAACCCGAGTTTTTAAGACCATCGCCACCTATTCATAGATCTACTTATGATGAAGTACCTTGGATGAATATGTCTGAACCAAGTCAATTCAAATTAGAATATGATAATAGTATGTGTGTATCAAACTGTGCTGGTGCTGAAGCTAGGAGAGTTATGGGCAGAGCCTTCAAAAGTGTCTTAACattgcaacagcagcagcatcttGTAACTGAGTTACACAAAGATccaaaattagtttatcacaTAGGATTAACTCCAGGAAAATTGCCAGATCTAGTAGAAAACAATCCACTAATAGCAATCGAAGTTCTGTTAAAATTGATGCAATCCAGTCAAATCACTGAATATTTTAGTGTGCTTGTCAACATGGAAATGTCCTTGCATTCTATGGAAGTAGTTAATAGATTAACAACAACAGTGGATTTGCCCACAGAATTTGTTCACCTTTATATAAGTAATTGTATAAATACTTGTGAAACTATCAAAGACCGTTACATGCAAAGTCGATTGGTGCGACTAGTATGTGTTTTTCTTCAGTCTTtaattagaaataaaataatcaacgTGCAAGAACTTTTTATAGAAGTTCAGGCATTTTGTATAGAATTTAGTCGAATCAGAGAAGCAGCTGCTCTTTTTCGACTACTTAAGCAACTTGAATCAGGTGACACAGCTGGATTAAATTCGACaccatcaaaaaataataaaattgacaTGTGTTAA